ctataagtactacagtaacccacgtgtaccaatgacggattaattagattcaaaagattcgtctcgcggttccAATgtaagttatgaaattatttttttttcattcgtgtttaAAAagcccttccgacatccggtcaaacatccaatgtgatacccaaaaattttcttttcgcgaactaaatgGGCCCAAAAAAATTAGGAATAACAAAATAAGCACTGTGAAATGGATAGACTACTAGTAGAAAAGATTCATGTAATGGTATCACACGAGTCAGCGAGGTTGTGGTTTGAGACAAGCACAAATGTCAGTGCAGGCTCGCAAATGGAGTGGTGCTGGTGCAACGCGACCCGTACGGAGTACTACTAACCACCATCGAGAGAGAGATCAAGAGATACGGAGTACTAGGTGCGTTACCCTTGGCTTGTTGCAGAGCATGTCGGGTGGGATCTCGTAGAGGTCCCGGTCCACGGCCTTGACCACCGCCGGCCTGCACCCCTTGTAGCCCATCGCCGCATGGGCCCCGCCGTCAGCCACCCTGCTCTGCTTCCCCTGCTTCCTCGCCGCCCCGTGCTCTCCTCCTGCCACCGCCAGCCCCACCACCACCTTGtgctgcctctgcctctgcttctcgtccaccacctcctcctccccaagtGCGCCGCTGTCAATCCACTTCACCGCCTGGTAAAAAAAGAGATCAACAGCGACAACCGTCCAATCATCTGTTTACCGCGTGAGTTTGACCGTAAGAAAAACAGGTTGCAACATGCAAACGCAATGTATCGTGCTTTTTGAAAAACTTCTTTACCCTGTCAGAGATCCATGATAGCCATTAAATGAAACTAAGCACGATTTTTGTCCAAAtcttgttttttataaaaaaaaaaacatgatgtaTATCCGCCTCAGAACAACACTTACGTTTACCTTCTTTGCAAGTGTTGCCAATGAACGATGATGCGGAGACAAGTTTATACCTTCTTGGGTGGTTTTGGTGAGGGCGGCAGGGAGATGACCAGGCCGCGGGCCTGCATGGCGGAGTCGAAGTACTGTgtgaccggccagtcgccgtcgCGGTAGCCGTAGCCatagcagccgccgccaccgccaaggtcgccgtcgccgtcgtagtTCCACTCCCCGAACGCCgggatgcgccgccgcctcaccctcTCCTGCACGTACGCACGCGTGCACATCCACAGCATCAATCCATTATCATGAAGAAAAAACGGAACAAGAAACTATTAGTAGAACAAGACGACGACAACGCAGCATGCGTCCTGTGGAGTAGAGTAGCTAGCTCGCTCGCTGGCTTACCTTCATGACTGCCGCTACAGGGTTCACTCACCCTCACGGCCTCACACTGGATGAGTCAGGCGGTGTTGATGAGCACTTGGACACATCTGTGTGTAAGGTAGGGGAATTTATAGTGTAAAGGAAGGCAGCTACTACTACGAACTACTACGAGCTGGGGAATGGAGACTGGAGCGGAAGATGGAGCGAGGAATGTTTTGTGCTGTGATATGTCCAAGTGTCCATGGTGGTCAGTAGCGTTGGTTACAGACTTGCACAGGAACAGAGCAGATGGTGGACTGGTTGGGGGCCCTCTGGGAAGCAGTAGGAGTGTGGGGGCCCACGGGAGGTACTGTAGCATCTGGTAGGAGTAGAAGTCAACAGAAACAGCGTGATTGGTGCTGACTGCTCGCCCAAATTCTAAGTACGTGACTATTAATTTATTGAGGGCGGATACCGTTGCAACGGAATATTTTAAGtgactctctttttctttccacTGTGCTCCCCTAGTACCTAGTACATAATACCTGGTATCTTAGGTATCGGTTGGTACCTGATACCTAGTATCTTAGGTACCGGTTGGTACCTTATACCTGGTACCTTTGATACCAACTAGGTATCGACCGATACCTGATGCCCGGTGCCCAAGATACCGggtggtacctaggtatcagaccTTGGTACCAAGGTATCAAGCATGATACTTGTGGGGTATCAGAGGGTAACgtaaaaaagagagggagacaTGGGAGAGGGAGCGCCGCAACGGCGGAGGATGGCGTCGAGGAGGCACGGCGAGGTGAGGGACGTGTGCTCCCCTAGTACCTGGTACCTTAGGTACCggttggtacctggtacctggtacctttGGTACCGATTAGGTATCGACCGATACCTGATGCCTAGTACATAAGGTACCGGGTGATATCTAGATATCAAACCTTGGTACCAAGGTATCAAGCCTGATACTTGTGGGGTATCGGAGGGTACTGtcaaaaggaggaggagacgtaGGGGAGGGAGGACCGCAACGGCGGAGGATGGCGTCGAGGAGGCACGGCGAGGTGAGGGCGAGGCCTGAGCCAGAGAGCGCGAGAAGTCTcgaggaggagccgaggaggagtTTGATGGCCATACCTGTTGCAGGTCGACGCGGGCTACCGGCGTCCATCCCAGAGGCGTAAAAGCGACAGGCCGCAGCAGGGACGACGGTGacgccgaggccgagggcgagGACGAGGGGAGCTCCCGCTTCTGCCCTCCTCGGGGCGACGACTCCCCGGCACACACCCGACCGACGAGGGCGGCGAGCTAGAGCGGCGCAGCGAGGGGAGGCGAGCTCGAGGGTGACCCTGCCGAGGGTTggccgacctcgccgacgcagtgccgtcgtcgtcctcctcggccgccggaGACAACCCCTTTCTCCCGGCCGGCTTCGTCTTTGCTCAGCCTtctttagagagagagagaaaggagagagggagagagagggctgCAGTGCTGTGTGATTTGGGGGAGGAGAGTGAGGTAGGAGGAGAGGATTCGGATGATTTTGGGGAGAGGAGTGAGGTAGGAGGAGGGGATCCCGTCTCCACGGGATGCCGTAGTGTAGGTTTTCtgtaatttatttcatattatatataatctaacaactataaaattaaaattagtatCACACATAaatgtatttttaaatataagtcaaatgatataatatgtataatagttaatactacTGTAATTATTTAAGTCAAATTAGAAAGGTAGCCCACACGATACCATGGgcttttttttccattaatgTTAGAATCTTTTATGATGACTAATATCTTTTATCTATACATAAAGTTTCTGTAAAATATCAATGTATATAGCAGTCCCCCCATCATGCAGTCATTGGTCCTTCAAAGCTTGCTTACACGTAAAGAATTTGACGCCTTTGATTGCCTGTATATACATTAAGCAATAAAACTATAGCTGAGATCTACAGATAATATTGAACTAATTATTCTATGAATTTTGAGATATACCTCTATTTTCCTGATTTTCTATTTTCCTTAATGACTCGTGAGCTTTTTCTCATGATATATAGTGATTCCAAATTGGTCATCCACAATTTTTATTGTAATTATTGTTAAATTTACTTAAATGTGGTGACATTGATTAATATGAAATTTAGACATTGATGTGGTAGAATTTTCATACTTATGtcttgttcttttctccaactaagagttggatgaagattaagaatTTCGttgcacacttttcaaactgctaaatggtacgtttcgtgtgaaaactttttaCATGAAAGTTGctccaaaatatcatattaatctattttttaagtttgtaataattaacactcaatcaattatacgttaataccacctcattttacgtaaaaaaatttatgttcaTCTTCACGAGAGAAGAACACCACCTTACAGGCCGGTGACCCTTGATTCAACTCCCTAGCTTGTCTGAAGCCTACAGGATGGTGTAGTTGAGGCCCATATATGCCATAGGTTGTTATAATTAGTGGTTTTGTACATGGATAAAAGTCTGTTTATAAATCAGTCTTGACGCTTTAAATATAATACctatatttaatcatttttaTATGAAGTGAGGATAGAAGTGTAAGTGGAGTATGCATATGAACGCTCAATCAACATATAGAGTTCATGTTAATGTAGATTTTAGACCTAGAGTGTTAAGGGCCTATTCGGAACacaggaaaaggaaaaacacaggataggaaaaacgtaggaatatgAAAGGAAATCACGTTGAAAACATAGGATTGAAAAACGCAGGAATATAAAAGTTGAGAGCATTCGGTTTACAGGAAAGGAAATAAAAAGTAATCGAGGAGTAATCTGTATACTGTATTTATTATCTACCGCTATCTTGCTTATCCCGTCTGTCTTGCTTATTATCTAGTGGCTGTTTTATTGCTTGATTGGCTTGATTCTGTCAAAGGGAATGAAACAAGAGATTGGAGTGGATGGAATTTTCCTCCGTTTTTCCTGTGGAATCAGCAGCAAAGGATTTTTTCCTACAGTTTTCCCATAACCACTTTTTACGATCCGAACGATAGGATAGGAAAAAATCCCATGTGAACAGTATTCCTATGAAATTCCCGGGAAAAGCCTCCAATCCGAATGAGCCCTAAATGGTTTGTCCGGCAGGATTTTACACCGTGTTGGTCAAATTTCCCTAATCCAATGATACTT
The nucleotide sequence above comes from Oryza glaberrima chromosome 11, OglaRS2, whole genome shotgun sequence. Encoded proteins:
- the LOC127753933 gene encoding uncharacterized protein LOC127753933; translated protein: MKERVRRRRIPAFGEWNYDGDGDLGGGGGCYGYGYRDGDWPVTQYFDSAMQARGLVISLPPSPKPPKKAVKWIDSGALGEEEVVDEKQRQRQHKVVVGLAVAGGEHGAARKQGKQSRVADGGAHAAMGYKGCRPAVVKAVDRDLYEIPPDMLCNKPRKRVTRSLWMGCLGLSCVA